Proteins from a genomic interval of Sulfurimonas sp. HSL3-2:
- a CDS encoding ferritin-like domain-containing protein: MKFYEQLEKLLLTQNHKTKIVEFKSFYQKYKNGEFTFEENYEKKLFDQPSYESFCKIVPPQDVPKRKNLTTKEGQIYLLHAIAHIEYSAIDLALDAAYRFSGLPKEYYDDWLEVADDEVNHFLMLEELLNEVGGYYGEVEVHNALFEAMQRTSHSLLERMAVVPRYLEANGLDATPAILRKLEKLPQSEMLGRIIKALHVIVDEEVSHVQKGDRWFSYACEKEGKDKEIYFEIIDRYYPLWLGKKKELNVEARKEAGFTCNELKVMANKEVC, translated from the coding sequence ATGAAATTTTATGAACAATTAGAAAAATTATTACTGACACAAAACCATAAAACTAAGATAGTAGAGTTTAAGAGTTTTTATCAAAAATATAAAAACGGTGAGTTTACTTTTGAAGAGAATTATGAGAAAAAACTCTTTGATCAGCCCTCTTATGAGAGTTTTTGTAAGATAGTCCCGCCTCAGGATGTGCCAAAAAGAAAAAACCTTACGACAAAAGAGGGACAGATATATCTGCTGCATGCCATAGCTCATATAGAATACAGTGCCATAGACTTGGCGCTCGATGCGGCTTACAGATTTAGCGGACTGCCAAAAGAGTATTATGACGACTGGCTCGAAGTCGCAGATGATGAGGTGAACCACTTTCTGATGCTTGAAGAGCTTTTAAACGAGGTCGGCGGATACTACGGCGAGGTCGAGGTGCATAATGCTCTCTTTGAAGCGATGCAGCGCACTTCCCATTCCCTACTTGAGCGAATGGCAGTCGTTCCGCGCTACCTTGAAGCAAACGGACTTGACGCGACTCCGGCCATCCTTAGAAAGCTAGAAAAACTTCCACAAAGCGAGATGCTCGGGCGCATCATAAAAGCTTTACATGTAATAGTCGATGAAGAGGTCTCGCATGTACAAAAAGGGGACAGATGGTTCTCCTATGCATGTGAAAAAGAGGGCAAAGATAAAGAGATCTATTTTGAGATAATAGATAGATATTATCCGCTTTGGCTTGGAAAGAAAAAAGAGCTTAATGTAGAGGCAAGGAAAGAAGCCGGCTTTACATGTAACGAACTTAAAGTGATGGCAAACAAAGAAGTGTGCTAA
- a CDS encoding efflux RND transporter periplasmic adaptor subunit translates to MQEMKKVTSYKSSGFLWKSLLLSFILVIAFISYKIFMPKEDQNAYTYVSEPLKKGNLVITVSATGNIQPIEQVEVGSEVSGTIEKVFVDYNDVVKKGQILAELDKTKYKSALNKAEASLSAAKSSLENMQAQLYQADSVITRDKMLKESTKGALPSRNDWDKDWSNYMIAKAQVSNAEAQVEQAKQALISAEYDLQKTTIYSPIDGIILVRNIDPGQTVAASFQTPVLFNIAKDLTKMELQASIDEADIAKVKAGQDAKFTVDAYADKTFKAKVRLVRVNSEIVEGVVTYKAIMNVDNSDLLLKPGMSADIDITTQTIDNEFIVPRAALLFIPVKPKTKTFFGSRTAPKANIDPKPHLWILQNGEPKKVYVKLLGNSGSYSAIASDSLKEGDPIIITQEKAK, encoded by the coding sequence ATGCAAGAGATGAAAAAAGTCACAAGTTATAAAAGCAGCGGATTTCTATGGAAATCTCTCTTACTCTCCTTTATACTCGTCATCGCCTTTATCAGCTATAAGATCTTTATGCCAAAAGAGGATCAAAATGCATATACATACGTATCTGAACCTTTGAAAAAAGGGAACCTTGTCATAACCGTATCTGCGACCGGAAACATCCAGCCGATCGAACAGGTCGAAGTGGGCAGTGAGGTCTCGGGAACGATAGAAAAAGTGTTTGTAGACTATAATGATGTCGTTAAAAAAGGGCAGATACTCGCTGAACTGGACAAGACAAAATATAAAAGTGCGCTCAATAAAGCCGAAGCTTCTTTATCTGCTGCCAAATCATCGCTTGAGAACATGCAGGCACAGCTTTATCAGGCAGATTCCGTCATAACAAGAGACAAGATGTTAAAAGAGTCTACAAAAGGTGCTCTTCCTTCAAGAAATGACTGGGATAAAGACTGGTCGAACTATATGATAGCAAAAGCTCAGGTAAGTAACGCCGAAGCACAGGTCGAACAGGCAAAACAAGCACTTATATCTGCTGAGTATGACCTGCAAAAGACGACTATCTACTCTCCTATAGACGGCATCATCTTAGTTCGAAATATCGATCCGGGACAGACTGTCGCGGCATCTTTTCAGACCCCTGTCCTTTTTAACATAGCAAAAGATCTGACAAAGATGGAACTTCAAGCGAGTATCGATGAAGCAGATATCGCGAAAGTAAAAGCGGGTCAGGATGCAAAGTTTACAGTAGATGCATATGCCGATAAGACCTTTAAAGCAAAGGTAAGACTTGTACGCGTAAACTCTGAGATCGTCGAAGGGGTCGTGACATATAAAGCGATCATGAACGTCGACAACAGTGACCTGCTTTTAAAACCGGGAATGAGTGCCGACATCGATATCACGACGCAGACTATAGACAATGAGTTTATCGTTCCAAGAGCTGCCCTGCTCTTTATCCCTGTCAAACCCAAAACAAAGACATTTTTTGGATCAAGAACGGCTCCAAAAGCGAACATAGATCCAAAACCGCATCTTTGGATACTACAAAACGGCGAACCAAAAAAAGTATATGTAAAACTTCTTGGAAACAGCGGTTCATATTCTGCAATAGCATCTGATTCTCTAAAAGAGGGAGACCCTATTATCATTACTCAGGAAAAAGCAAAATGA
- the msrA gene encoding peptide-methionine (S)-S-oxide reductase MsrA has translation MIVEIVFAAGCFWGVEKYFEHVDGVVDVKSGYVGGNYPNPTYEEVLKHRKTKDGKIINYTEAVKVKFDNSKVSAEELIKDFWELHDPTQLNRQGNDVGTNYRSAIYYTNENQHKIALETEAEYQKLLSQNGYGKIVTEIKPLKKFYDAEDYHQDYLKKHPFGYCPNHSTGVKFKSGYVSKDMIAPLGGKEIIVVVAEGYCPYCEKFKADVSSSYHGSVPLRNATARELSKFNIKSELYATPTILFIQDGKEVMSHLGYMDKEQFYKTLGDFKLGKNSESYKVAFNKGTENRFCRQYDIFKNTPDGVFVDKLSGEILFDTRDRFNSGTGWLSFYKAVDDSVVEKVDNSYGMQRVEVIAKKSGIHLGHVFPYDNNKRRFCINATVLEFIPREKLKNR, from the coding sequence ATGATAGTAGAGATCGTATTTGCAGCGGGATGTTTTTGGGGTGTTGAGAAGTACTTTGAACATGTGGACGGTGTTGTGGACGTGAAGTCGGGCTATGTCGGCGGTAACTATCCAAACCCTACTTATGAAGAGGTACTCAAACACAGAAAGACGAAAGACGGCAAGATCATCAACTATACAGAAGCCGTAAAAGTCAAGTTCGACAACTCCAAAGTGAGCGCCGAAGAACTCATAAAAGATTTTTGGGAGCTTCACGATCCTACTCAGCTGAACCGTCAGGGCAACGATGTCGGGACAAACTACAGAAGTGCCATATACTATACGAACGAAAACCAGCACAAAATCGCCCTTGAAACAGAAGCAGAGTACCAAAAACTGCTGAGTCAAAACGGTTACGGCAAGATAGTCACCGAGATAAAACCGCTTAAGAAGTTTTATGATGCAGAGGATTATCATCAGGACTATCTTAAAAAACATCCCTTTGGATACTGCCCTAACCACTCTACGGGTGTGAAGTTTAAAAGCGGATATGTCAGCAAAGATATGATCGCTCCTTTAGGCGGCAAAGAGATCATCGTCGTAGTCGCCGAGGGGTATTGCCCGTACTGCGAAAAGTTTAAAGCCGATGTCAGCTCTTCGTATCACGGTTCGGTTCCGCTTAGAAATGCAACTGCCAGAGAACTTTCAAAGTTCAATATAAAGTCAGAACTCTATGCCACTCCTACGATACTTTTTATACAGGACGGCAAAGAGGTGATGTCTCATCTGGGATACATGGACAAAGAGCAGTTTTACAAAACTCTGGGTGATTTTAAACTCGGTAAAAACTCCGAAAGCTACAAAGTGGCTTTTAATAAAGGGACTGAAAACCGTTTTTGCAGACAGTACGATATCTTTAAAAACACTCCTGACGGAGTATTCGTAGATAAACTCTCGGGAGAAATACTCTTTGATACAAGAGACAGATTTAACTCGGGAACGGGATGGCTCAGCTTTTATAAAGCGGTCGATGATTCTGTAGTTGAAAAAGTGGACAACAGTTACGGGATGCAGAGAGTCGAAGTGATCGCAAAAAAAAGCGGCATACATCTCGGGCATGTTTTTCCTTATGACAACAATAAAAGAAGGTTCTGTATAAACGCCACGGTATTGGAGTTTATACCAAGAGAGAAGCTCAAAAACAGGTAG
- a CDS encoding tetraacyldisaccharide 4'-kinase, which yields MKKYIVFWVERYLYEPNIFQRLLSFLFLPLTLIYCLIVWIKYKMTDTIDYGIDVVSIGNLSVGGSGKTPLTTALALKYENVAIVLRGYGRKTQGLHVVSNGHEILCDVESSGDEAMIYALKVPKAIVIVSEKREEGIKKAKEMGAKLVFLDDGYSKHHIKKLDLLIDVRSKNGFCLPSGPYREKIWSGKKVELLQEEIDFKRAVHIENETEKMALVTAIARPQRLDGFLPKVVSKHYFEDHHFFTKEELEEIMESSKAASLLVTFKDYVKIKDFGINISILDLDLDVEPRVYTLIDNYVKGDM from the coding sequence TTGAAAAAATATATAGTCTTTTGGGTTGAGAGATATCTGTATGAACCGAATATCTTTCAACGCCTTTTATCTTTTTTATTCCTTCCGCTCACTCTTATCTACTGTCTTATAGTCTGGATAAAGTATAAGATGACCGACACGATAGATTACGGTATCGATGTCGTAAGTATCGGCAATCTCAGCGTAGGCGGAAGCGGGAAGACCCCTTTAACGACTGCATTGGCATTAAAGTATGAGAATGTTGCCATCGTCCTTCGAGGATACGGAAGAAAGACGCAAGGCTTACATGTAGTCTCTAACGGTCATGAGATCCTCTGTGATGTAGAGTCCAGCGGTGACGAGGCGATGATATACGCCTTAAAAGTACCAAAAGCGATAGTCATCGTCAGCGAGAAAAGAGAAGAGGGTATAAAAAAAGCAAAAGAGATGGGTGCTAAACTCGTCTTTTTGGATGACGGATACTCCAAGCATCATATCAAAAAACTTGATCTTCTTATAGATGTCCGCAGTAAAAACGGTTTTTGTCTTCCTTCGGGTCCCTACCGCGAAAAGATATGGAGCGGAAAAAAGGTCGAACTTCTGCAGGAAGAGATCGATTTTAAAAGAGCTGTCCATATAGAAAATGAGACGGAGAAAATGGCACTTGTAACAGCCATCGCAAGACCTCAGAGACTGGATGGCTTCTTGCCGAAAGTGGTGAGTAAACACTATTTTGAAGACCATCATTTCTTTACAAAAGAGGAACTTGAAGAGATCATGGAGTCAAGTAAAGCGGCATCTTTACTTGTAACTTTTAAAGATTATGTAAAAATCAAGGATTTTGGTATTAATATTTCAATATTAGATCTAGACCTTGACGTTGAGCCAAGAGTATATACACTTATAGATAATTATGTCAAAGGGGACATGTAA
- a CDS encoding NAD+ synthase has product MKKYAQISDYLVRFLDNEVRKTGLKRVVVGLSGGIDSAVVAVLAHRAFGDDLLCVKMPSQYSSQNSLDDADNLCKDFGLRSITKSIAPMLQAYEAENPDMNNLRKGNLSARLRMVTLFDMSAKEGALVLGTSNKSELMLGYGTLYGDLASALNPIGDLYKSEVFELARHLGVTKSIIDKPPSADLWDGQSDEADLGYSYAKLDEALRLYVEERLSIDEIVKRGVDKDMLDMIVKKIYANQFKRKMPVIAKLTSRTINHDFNYPRDINL; this is encoded by the coding sequence ATGAAAAAGTATGCACAAATCAGCGATTATCTAGTACGATTTTTAGATAATGAAGTTCGTAAGACTGGACTTAAACGTGTCGTTGTCGGCTTAAGCGGCGGCATCGATTCTGCAGTGGTCGCAGTCTTGGCACATCGTGCATTCGGTGATGATCTTTTATGCGTTAAGATGCCTTCACAGTACTCATCGCAAAACTCTTTGGATGATGCGGACAATCTTTGTAAAGATTTTGGACTGAGATCTATTACAAAAAGTATAGCTCCGATGCTGCAGGCATATGAGGCGGAAAATCCCGATATGAACAACCTTCGTAAGGGGAATCTCTCAGCGAGGCTTAGGATGGTCACACTTTTTGATATGTCGGCAAAAGAGGGCGCTTTGGTACTTGGAACAAGTAACAAAAGTGAACTTATGCTCGGATACGGTACTTTGTACGGGGATTTAGCAAGCGCACTCAATCCCATAGGCGATCTGTATAAAAGTGAAGTGTTTGAACTGGCACGTCACCTTGGTGTGACAAAAAGTATAATCGATAAGCCGCCGTCTGCCGATCTATGGGACGGGCAAAGCGATGAGGCTGATCTGGGGTATAGTTATGCTAAACTAGATGAAGCACTAAGACTTTATGTCGAAGAGAGACTTAGCATTGACGAGATAGTCAAGCGCGGTGTAGATAAAGATATGCTGGATATGATAGTCAAAAAGATCTATGCAAATCAGTTTAAGCGTAAGATGCCGGTCATCGCGAAGCTGACTTCACGCACGATCAATCATGATTTTAATTATCCAAGAGATATAAACTTATAA
- a CDS encoding DegT/DnrJ/EryC1/StrS family aminotransferase, with protein MEVPFYRQESGVTEHDHIADVLDGDEINFVEKLEEDFEDYVGATYAIATSSGTSALHLAMLALDLKRGDKVICSVNAFPSVPEVVRHFDAEPTFIDIDPKTYNIDLDKLESYLEENSSRKLKAVIVSHIAGQCVDLERLYNIAKIYDVKIVEDAADSLGATYNGQKIGSTGADITCFSFSPHLKNSICNGGMMVTDDEDIKNRAKLLRNHAMVVNEDGLDYIYDIIDIGNKYTMSQLDAAYISAQLQKQDENIKRQREIAEIYNDALKNTPHISLPSLDNEDHAFALYIIEVDKNRDSFAKELEENGIKTALHYIPLHLLSYYKTKYMLRVNDFPVALRTFQKVLSIPIFPAMSDAEIKYVVDTIKKIAKTRV; from the coding sequence ATGGAAGTTCCATTTTACAGACAGGAAAGCGGTGTCACAGAGCATGACCATATCGCAGATGTTCTAGACGGTGATGAGATAAACTTTGTTGAAAAACTTGAAGAAGATTTTGAAGACTACGTCGGTGCGACATATGCCATAGCTACATCAAGCGGAACTTCAGCACTTCACTTAGCGATGCTGGCGCTTGATCTTAAGCGTGGTGACAAGGTCATCTGTTCTGTGAATGCTTTTCCTTCTGTACCTGAAGTCGTACGCCACTTCGATGCCGAACCGACTTTTATAGATATAGACCCTAAGACTTATAATATAGACCTTGATAAGTTGGAAAGTTACTTAGAGGAGAACTCTTCAAGAAAACTAAAAGCGGTGATCGTAAGCCATATAGCAGGGCAGTGTGTCGACCTGGAGCGTCTTTATAACATTGCAAAGATCTATGATGTAAAGATAGTAGAGGATGCCGCAGATTCACTTGGTGCGACATATAACGGTCAAAAGATCGGTTCTACGGGAGCGGATATCACATGTTTCAGTTTCTCTCCGCATCTAAAAAACAGCATCTGCAACGGCGGGATGATGGTAACGGATGATGAAGATATAAAAAACAGAGCGAAGCTTCTTAGAAACCATGCTATGGTCGTAAACGAAGATGGACTAGACTATATCTATGACATCATCGATATCGGAAATAAATACACTATGAGTCAGCTTGATGCGGCATATATCAGCGCGCAGCTTCAAAAGCAGGATGAGAACATCAAAAGACAGCGCGAGATAGCGGAGATATATAACGATGCACTTAAAAACACGCCGCATATCTCTTTACCGAGTCTGGACAATGAGGATCATGCATTTGCTCTGTACATCATAGAGGTCGATAAAAACAGGGATTCATTTGCAAAAGAGTTGGAAGAAAACGGCATCAAAACAGCGCTTCATTATATACCGTTACATCTTTTGTCGTACTATAAAACAAAGTATATGTTAAGAGTAAATGATTTTCCTGTTGCGCTTAGAACGTTCCAAAAAGTACTTTCTATTCCTATCTTTCCTGCGATGAGCGATGCAGAGATAAAGTATGTCGTAGACACGATCAAAAAGATAGCAAAAACAAGAGTTTGA
- the thrC gene encoding threonine synthase — protein MNFIETRGNDGKNPKEVTFSQAILSPIASFGGLYVPKELPDLGQAFLDKHLNSSYKELASDMLSRFEIDIDKSVIDEALNLYDKFDDAKNPVPVVKVRDDLYVSELYHGPTRAFKDMALQPFGVVLSSIAQKRGENYLILAATSGDTGPAALETFKNRANVQVACLYPDGGTSDVQRLQMVTEDAKNLKVIGINGVFDDAQNALKRLLASDSFKSALKEKNILLSAANSVNFGRIIFQIIYHIHSYLELVRQGAIEMGEKVYLDVPSGNFGNALGGYYAMKMGLPVEKIIIASNENNVLTRLINTGRYDLVGHGVVSTTSPAMDILKSSNVERILYDMFGDKRTKELMNDLDTNFVYELTSDELAKLQESFAADFCNGDEGKKYIKDTFASGYLMDPHTATCFKAYESCAEKDLKTIAYSTAEWTKFSPTIANALTGELDARDEDALKAISEEAKLPIPAMIKELFSKEIAQKTVIEKDMIESEILKFL, from the coding sequence ATGAACTTTATTGAAACACGCGGCAACGACGGTAAAAATCCTAAAGAGGTGACATTTAGTCAGGCGATACTTTCTCCTATCGCTTCATTTGGCGGATTGTATGTACCAAAAGAACTTCCTGACCTAGGACAGGCATTTTTAGACAAACATCTAAACTCAAGCTATAAAGAGCTGGCAAGCGATATGCTTTCTCGTTTTGAGATAGATATAGACAAATCTGTTATAGATGAAGCACTAAATCTCTATGACAAGTTTGATGATGCTAAAAATCCGGTTCCTGTTGTAAAAGTAAGAGACGATCTTTACGTAAGTGAACTTTACCATGGTCCAACGCGTGCATTTAAAGATATGGCGTTACAGCCTTTTGGTGTAGTGCTTTCATCTATCGCTCAAAAAAGAGGCGAGAACTATCTTATCTTAGCTGCTACAAGCGGAGATACCGGTCCGGCTGCGTTAGAGACATTTAAAAACCGTGCGAATGTTCAGGTGGCATGTCTGTACCCTGACGGCGGGACAAGTGATGTTCAACGTCTTCAAATGGTCACTGAAGATGCAAAAAACCTGAAAGTCATCGGTATTAACGGTGTTTTCGATGATGCACAAAACGCACTCAAACGTCTTCTTGCAAGTGATAGTTTCAAGTCGGCTCTAAAAGAGAAGAACATCCTTCTTTCAGCTGCAAACTCTGTAAACTTCGGGCGTATCATATTTCAGATCATCTACCATATCCACAGTTACTTGGAACTTGTACGTCAAGGTGCTATTGAGATGGGTGAGAAAGTCTATCTTGACGTTCCAAGCGGAAACTTTGGGAACGCTCTTGGCGGATACTACGCTATGAAGATGGGACTGCCTGTTGAAAAGATCATTATCGCATCAAATGAAAACAATGTTCTTACACGTCTTATCAATACAGGAAGATACGATCTTGTAGGTCACGGCGTAGTCTCTACGACATCTCCTGCGATGGATATCTTAAAGTCGTCAAACGTAGAGCGTATCTTGTATGATATGTTTGGAGATAAGCGTACAAAAGAGCTTATGAACGATCTTGATACTAACTTTGTCTATGAACTGACATCAGATGAGCTTGCAAAACTTCAAGAGTCGTTTGCAGCTGATTTTTGTAACGGCGACGAAGGTAAAAAGTACATTAAAGACACATTCGCATCAGGGTATCTGATGGACCCGCATACTGCTACATGTTTTAAAGCGTATGAGAGCTGTGCAGAGAAAGACTTGAAAACTATCGCTTACTCGACTGCAGAGTGGACGAAGTTCTCTCCTACTATTGCAAATGCATTGACTGGTGAACTTGACGCACGTGACGAAGATGCACTTAAAGCGATCTCGGAAGAAGCAAAACTGCCGATCCCTGCTATGATAAAAGAGCTTTTCAGTAAAGAGATAGCTCAAAAGACTGTTATAGAAAAAGATATGATCGAGTCTGAGATCTTAAAATTCCTATAA
- a CDS encoding ABC transporter ATP-binding protein: MIELRSVTKTYGTADAASTVLKDIDLKIEEGEFVAIMGPSGSGKSTLLNILGTLDVPTSGTYNFFDTDIGALSKDQRSLFRRYVLGFIFQGFNLLKKTSALENVEMPLIYLGVKAKERKQRAQDALVSVGLEERMNYEPSELSGGQQQRVAIARAIVSKPQVLIADEPTGNLDTKRGQEIMEILKGFNQEGITIIMVTHEENIAAYASRVIHVLDGIIEKDEHNAH; this comes from the coding sequence ATGATCGAACTGAGAAGTGTGACAAAGACCTATGGAACGGCCGATGCAGCATCCACCGTTTTAAAAGATATCGATCTCAAGATAGAAGAAGGTGAATTTGTCGCGATCATGGGACCAAGCGGAAGCGGAAAATCGACGCTTTTAAATATTTTAGGAACGCTTGATGTCCCGACAAGCGGTACGTACAATTTTTTCGATACTGATATCGGAGCACTCAGCAAAGACCAAAGATCACTCTTTAGACGCTATGTACTGGGCTTTATCTTTCAAGGTTTCAATCTGCTTAAAAAAACCTCCGCTCTGGAAAATGTCGAGATGCCCCTTATCTATCTCGGAGTAAAAGCAAAAGAGAGAAAACAAAGAGCCCAAGATGCACTTGTCAGCGTCGGTCTAGAGGAGCGTATGAATTACGAACCCTCAGAACTCTCAGGAGGACAGCAGCAGCGTGTCGCTATTGCCAGAGCGATCGTTTCAAAACCGCAGGTGCTCATTGCCGATGAGCCTACAGGAAATCTTGATACAAAACGCGGTCAAGAGATCATGGAAATTTTAAAAGGGTTTAATCAAGAGGGGATAACCATCATCATGGTTACGCATGAGGAAAACATCGCCGCATATGCATCAAGAGTCATACATGTACTTGACGGTATCATAGAGAAGGATGAACACAATGCTCATTAA
- a CDS encoding ABC transporter permease, protein MNTMLINALLQALREIRRNLMRSMLTAIGIVIGIASVIAMVNIGKGASESITKSISKLGSNTLYILPSQEHGPGSQSAFAKPFKMKDVEIIKESVFALQAVSPAESTTLTVLYKDKNYQTSIRGINNEYFTIQNWDLKSGRQFTSSELRTGLGSCIIGKTVVDTLFSQDEDPIGKKIRIQNFSCEVTGVLEAKGANTFGRDQDDIILVPLKLFQRRISGNDNIHLIMASVKENIPLEEATVQIQQLIRERRHLKPDDEENFAVRNMSSLVNTISQITSMLTIMLGAVAAISLVVGGIGIMNIMLVSVTERTREIGIRMAIGAMAQDILIQFLIEAVVLSGLGGIIGVVVGIAITVGVSIGMDITLIIDPSITVIALMFSMLIGIVFGIIPARKAANMNPIDALRYE, encoded by the coding sequence ATGAACACAATGCTCATTAATGCCCTGCTTCAGGCTCTGCGCGAAATCAGACGCAACCTTATGCGCTCCATGCTCACAGCCATCGGGATCGTCATCGGGATCGCATCGGTGATCGCTATGGTCAACATTGGTAAAGGTGCAAGTGAATCGATCACAAAAAGTATCTCAAAACTCGGAAGCAACACACTCTATATCCTTCCAAGCCAAGAGCATGGTCCGGGCAGCCAGTCGGCATTTGCAAAACCCTTTAAGATGAAAGATGTCGAGATCATAAAAGAGTCTGTATTTGCCCTGCAGGCAGTATCTCCTGCTGAAAGTACCACGTTGACCGTTTTATATAAAGATAAAAACTACCAGACAAGTATCCGAGGGATCAATAACGAGTACTTCACTATACAAAACTGGGATCTAAAATCGGGACGTCAATTTACAAGCAGTGAGCTTCGTACCGGTCTTGGAAGCTGTATCATAGGAAAAACTGTCGTAGATACGCTTTTTAGCCAAGATGAAGACCCCATAGGTAAAAAGATCCGTATACAGAACTTTTCATGTGAAGTCACAGGAGTCTTGGAAGCAAAAGGTGCAAATACATTTGGAAGGGACCAGGATGATATTATTCTCGTTCCTCTAAAACTGTTTCAACGACGCATCAGCGGTAATGACAACATACATCTTATCATGGCATCGGTCAAAGAGAACATCCCTCTGGAAGAAGCTACGGTACAGATCCAGCAGCTTATACGTGAAAGACGTCATCTAAAACCAGATGATGAAGAGAACTTTGCCGTTAGAAATATGTCATCACTTGTAAACACTATCAGTCAGATAACATCTATGCTGACCATTATGCTTGGAGCCGTAGCGGCGATCTCACTTGTAGTCGGCGGGATCGGTATTATGAACATCATGCTGGTCTCCGTCACGGAACGTACACGCGAGATAGGCATAAGAATGGCTATCGGTGCGATGGCGCAGGATATTCTGATCCAGTTTTTAATAGAAGCCGTAGTGCTTTCAGGTCTGGGTGGGATCATCGGAGTCGTTGTCGGTATTGCTATTACCGTAGGTGTCTCGATCGGAATGGATATCACGCTTATCATCGACCCGAGTATAACAGTCATTGCTCTGATGTTTTCTATGTTGATTGGAATAGTATTTGGGATAATCCCAGCAAGAAAAGCGGCGAACATGAATCCTATCGACGCTTTGAGGTATGAATAG
- the argB gene encoding acetylglutamate kinase, protein MQKKIETVKTLLEALPFIKQFAKQKIVIKYGGSAQTSPQLKEQFAEDILLMYLVGIRPIIVHGGGKTITDMLDALKIETKFIEGQRVTTKEVMRIVEMILSGEINKEIVSLLNSHGAKAIGISGKDAHFITAEPRDFAKWGLTGRIKNVNADVITNLLDEKFVPVIAPIAAGEEMSHPGYNINADLAASYIAKSVGAKKIIFLTDTAGVLNNDKVLLPSLTRDEVEALKADGTIHGGMVPKVDACLEAVEGGVEKAHIIDGRVEHSLLLELFTSEGVGTQITL, encoded by the coding sequence ATGCAAAAAAAAATCGAAACAGTAAAGACACTGCTTGAAGCATTGCCGTTTATAAAACAGTTTGCAAAACAAAAGATAGTTATAAAATACGGCGGCTCGGCGCAGACGTCACCGCAGTTAAAAGAGCAGTTTGCAGAAGATATTCTGCTTATGTATCTTGTAGGCATCCGTCCGATCATCGTTCACGGCGGGGGAAAGACCATTACAGATATGCTTGATGCTTTAAAGATAGAGACAAAGTTCATCGAAGGACAGCGTGTCACTACAAAAGAGGTTATGCGTATAGTGGAGATGATACTAAGCGGTGAGATCAACAAAGAGATCGTCTCGCTTCTCAACTCTCACGGAGCAAAAGCGATAGGTATCAGCGGTAAAGACGCACATTTTATCACTGCAGAGCCGAGAGACTTTGCAAAATGGGGACTTACGGGCAGGATCAAAAATGTAAATGCCGATGTCATCACAAATCTTTTAGATGAAAAGTTCGTACCGGTCATCGCACCTATCGCAGCAGGTGAAGAGATGAGCCACCCGGGCTACAACATCAATGCAGACCTTGCAGCTTCATATATAGCTAAATCGGTCGGTGCTAAAAAGATCATCTTTTTAACAGATACGGCGGGTGTCCTAAACAATGATAAAGTACTTCTTCCTTCACTGACACGTGATGAGGTCGAAGCGCTTAAAGCTGACGGTACGATCCACGGCGGTATGGTGCCTAAAGTAGATGCCTGCCTTGAAGCGGTAGAGGGCGGAGTCGAGAAGGCTCACATCATCGACGGAAGAGTTGAACACTCATTACTTTTAGAGCTATTTACATCTGAGGGTGTAGGTACTCAAATTACGCTATAA